In Carya illinoinensis cultivar Pawnee chromosome 7, C.illinoinensisPawnee_v1, whole genome shotgun sequence, the following are encoded in one genomic region:
- the LOC122315130 gene encoding anthocyanidin 3-O-glucosyltransferase 7-like: MGNRNTEVEKKHVAVLAFPFGSHAAPLFNLVRGIAAAAPGVRFSFFSTAVSNRSIFSDTTNQMNNIKPYGVPDGNTVLTKNLDERLELFLKATPGNFRSVMEVAMSETGRKISCIISDAFLAFAGKMAEDMDVPWVPFWTAGPRSLLVHIETEAIRQILGANDSEDQRTLDFIPGFSSVRVADLPQGVLSGNLESPFSKMLHGMGLMLGEATAVVINSFEELDPIAVNELKSRLQKFLNVGPFTLTWAPPLSSDEHGCLQWLDEHKTESVAYIGFGRVVTPPPHELGALAEALETSGFPFLWSFRGNVDEELPKGFIERTSSRGKVVPWAPQMDVLGHRSVGVFVTHCGWNSVLESIVSRVPMICRPFFGDQMLNMRVVESVWGIGLGIEGTVFTKDGAVKALEQTLLNEQGKKMREKAEAFRETALKAVGINGDSSENLKTLIELVTN, from the exons ATGGGAAACAGAAACACCGAAGTGGAGAAGAAACACGTCGCCGTCTTAGCGTTCCCATTCGGTAGCCATGCAGCCCCGCTATTCAACCTCGTCCGAGGAATCGCTGCCGCAGCCCCGGGTGTGAGGTTCTCCTTCTTCAGCACGGCTGTATCCAACCGCTCCATCTTCTCCGACACCACAAACCAGATGAATAACATAAAGCCTTACGGCGTGCCGGATGGCAACACGGTACTTACCAAGAACCTGGACGAGCGTCTTGAGCTGTTTCTGAAGGCCACACCGGGGAACTTTAGGAGCGTCATGGAAGTGGCGATGTCAGAGACGGGGAGGAAGATCAGCTGCATTATCAGCGATGCGTTTCTTGCCTTTGCTGGGAAGATGGCCGAGGACATGGATGTGCCTTGGGTTCCGTTTTGGACGGCTGGACCTCGCTCCCTTCTCGTCCACATTGAAACCGAGGCCATCCGGCAAATACTAGGAGCTAACG ACTCTGAAGACCAAAGAACCCTTGATTTCATTCCAGGATTTTCCTCAGTACGTGTGGCTGATTTGCCTCAAGGGGTACTGTCAGGCAATCTAGAGTCACCCTTTTCAAAAATGTTACACGGCATGGGACTAATGCTTGGGGAAGCAACTGCGGTTGTCATAAATTCCTTCGAAGAGCTAGACCCAATAGCTGTGAATGAGCTCAAGTCAAGACTCCAGAAGTTTCTCAACGTTGGTCCCTTCACCCTAACATGGGCACCACCGCTCAGTTCTGATGAGCATGGCTGCCTACAGTGGTTGGACGAGCACAAAACCGAATCCGTGGCATACATTGGCTTTGGAAGGGTAGTAACACCCCCGCCTCATGAGCTGGGTGCTTTGGCAGAAGCACTAGAGACAAGTGGGTTTCCATTTCTTTGGTCGTTTCGAGGCAACGTAGACGAAGAATTGCCGAAGGGATTCATAGAAAGGACTAGTTCGAGAGGAAAAGTTGTTCCGTGGGCTCCCCAAATGGATGTCTTGGGACATCGTTCGGTAGGAGTGTTTGTGACTCACTGCGGATGGAACTCGGTTTTGGAAAGTATTGTGAGCAGGGTGCCAATGATTTGTAGGCCATTTTTCGGAGACCAGATGCTGAACATGAGGGTGGTAGAGTCAGTTTGGGGCATTGGCCTGGGGATTGAGGGTACGGTTTTCACTAAAGATGGAGCAGTAAAAGCCCTGGAACAAACTTTGTTGAATGAACAAggcaagaaaatgagagaaaaagctGAAGCGTTCAGAGAGACGGCCTTGAAAGCTGTTGGAATCAATGGTGACTCTAGTGAAAATCTCAAGACTTTGATTGAGTTAGTAACTAATTAG
- the LOC122314856 gene encoding protein DETOXIFICATION 16-like: protein MEETMASLESPLMPIAQGKVLESRKGFNKEDIIAEVKKQLWISGPLVLVNLSVNGLQVISIMFVGHLGELALAGASMASSFATATGFSLLIGMASALDTFCGQSYGAKQYHMLGIHMQRAMLVLLLVCIPLALIWANAGHILVFLGQDPEISAEAGLYARFMIPSIFAFAILQCHVRFLKTQSKVAPMVVSTGVTTLSHILICWILVFKSGLGNKGAALANTISYWINALSLIIYVRISPSCKKTWNGF from the exons ATGGAAGAAACAATGGCAAGTCTTGAGTCCCCCTTGATGCCAATCGCACAAGGAAAAGTATTAGAATCTAGGAAGGGATTTAACAAAGAGGATATTATAGCAGAGGTAAAGAAGCAACTGTGGATATCAGGGCCACTTGTGCTGGTTAATCTCTCGGTGAACGGTTTGCAGGTGATCTCAATCATGTTTGTGGGTCATCTTGGAGAGCTAGCTCTTGCTGGTGCTTCCATGGCCAGTTCTTTTGCAACAGCAACTGGTTTCAGCTTGTTG ATTGGAATGGCAAGTGCATTAGACACATTCTGTGGTCAGTCCTACGGTGCAAAACAATATCACATGCTTGGTATACACATGCAAAGGGCTATGCTTGTTCTTCTACTGGTCTGCATTCCCCTTGCCCTTATATGGGCCAATGCCGGCCACATCCTTGTATTCTTGGGACAAGATCCAGAAATCTCAGCTGAAGCTGGTCTTTATGCACGGTTCATGATACCTTCCATTTTTGCTTTTGCGATCCTTCAGTGCCATGTTAGATTCTTAAAAACCCAAAGTAAGGTAGCTCCCATGGTGGTTAGCACTGGAGTTACAACATtatctcatatactcatttgtTGGATTCTGGTATTTAAATCCGGCCTTGGAAATAAGGGCGCGGCTCTGGCAAATACGATATCTTATTGGATCAATGCATTGTCATTGATAATTTATGTTCGAATATCTCCCTCCTGTAAGAAGACatggaatggattttga
- the LOC122317329 gene encoding protein DETOXIFICATION 16-like isoform X1 — translation MEEKRSSLESPLIPIAQEKALESRKGFNKEDIIAEAKKQLWLAGPLVLVNLLVNGLQVISIMFVGHLGELALAGASMASSFASVTGFSLLIGMACALDTFCGQSYGAKQYHMLGVHMQRAMLVLLLVCIPLALIWANAGHILVFLGQDPEISAEAGLYARFMIPCIFAFAILQCHVRFLKTQSKVAPMVVSTGVTTLSHILICWILVFKSGLGSKGAALANAISYWINALSLIIYIRISPSCKKTWNGFSKEAFRGILEFLKLSIPSAVMICFEIWSFEMMVLLSGLLPNPKLETSVLAISLNTCSLVYMIPLGLNGAASTRVSNELGAGRPEAARLAVRVAVAMVATEGILAATIMIVGRNVWGYCYSKEEEVVRYVAEMLILIAVSHFFDGLQSVFSGTAAGCGWQKIGAVVNLGAYYVVGIPTAIVLAFVFHFGGKGLWSGIIVALFVQALSLAIITLRIDWEKEVKKADDRVHNAMTAS, via the exons atggaagaaaaaaggTCAAGTCTTGAGTCCCCCTTGATTCCAATAGCACAAGAAAAAGCATTAGAATCTAGGAAGGGATTCAACAAAGAGGATATTATAGCAGAGGCGAAGAAGCAGCTGTGGTTAGCAGGGCCACTTGTGCTGGTTAATCTCCTGGTGAACGGTTTGCAAGTGATCTCAATCATGTTTGTGGGTCATCTGGGAGAGCTAGCCCTTGCTGGTGCTTCCATGGCCAGTTCTTTTGCATCAGTAACTGGTTTCAGTTTGTTG ATTGGAATGGCATGTGCATTAGACACATTCTGTGGTCAGTCCTACGGTGCAAAACAGTATCACATGCTTGGTGTACACATGCAGAGGGCTATGCTTGTTCTTCTACTGGTCTGCATTCCCCTTGCCCTTATATGGGCCAATGCCGGCCACATCCTTGTATTCTTGGGACAAGATCCTGAAATTTCAGCTGAAGCTGGTCTTTATGCCCGGTTCATGATACCTTGCATTTTTGCTTTTGCGATCCTTCAGTGTCATGTTAGATTCTTAAAAACCCAAAGTAAGGTAGCTCCCATGGTGGTTAGCACTGGAGTTACAACATtatctcatatactcatttgtTGGATTCTAGTATTTAAGTCCGGCCTTGGAAGTAAGGGTGCGGCTCTGGCAAATGCCATATCTTATTGGATCAATGCATTGTCATTGATAATTTATATTCGGATATCTCCCTCTTGTAAGAAGACATGGAATGGATTTTCAAAAGAAGCATTTCGTGGGATTCTTGAGTTTCTAAAACTGTCCATTCCCTCGGCTGTAATGATCTG CTTCGAAATCTGGTCATTCGAAATGATGGTTCTTTTATCTGGGCTTCTACCTAACCCAAAGCTTGAAACATCAGTGCTGGCAATCAG CCTTAACACGTGTTCGTTGGTTTATATGATACCCCTCGGGCTCAATGGTGCAGCAAG CACAAGAGTCTCAAATGAGCTGGGTGCTGGGAGACCGGAAGCAGCTCGCCTAGCAGTACGTGTTGCTGTAGCGATGGTTGCTACAGAGGGCATCCTGGCAGCCACCATCATGATAGTGGGACGTAATGTTTGGGGCTACTGTTACAGCAAGGAAGAAGAAGTAGTAAGATATGTGGCAGAAATGTTGATCTTGATTGCAGTCTCCCACTTTTTTGATGGTCTTCAATCTGTGTTTTCAG GCACTGCAGCAGGGTGTGGATGGCAGAAGATAGGGGCTGTTGTTAATCTGGGAGCTTATTATGTTGTAGGCATTCCCACGGCTATCGTATTAGCTTTTGTCTTCCATTTTGGTGGAAAG GGACTGTGGTCGGGAATTATAGTGGCATTGTTTGTGCAAGCACTGTCCTTAGCAATAATAACTCTACGCATTGATTGGGAGAAAGAA gTGAAGAAAGCTGATGATAGAGTACATAATGCAATGACCGCATCATAG
- the LOC122317329 gene encoding protein DETOXIFICATION 16-like isoform X2, with translation MEEKRSSLESPLIPIAQEKALESRKGFNKEDIIAEAKKQLWLAGPLVLVNLLVNGLQVISIMFVGHLGELALAGASMASSFASVTGFSLLIGMACALDTFCGQSYGAKQYHMLGVHMQRAMLVLLLVCIPLALIWANAGHILVFLGQDPEISAEAGLYARFMIPCIFAFAILQCHVRFLKTQSKVAPMVVSTGVTTLSHILICWILVFKSGLGSKGAALANAISYWINALSLIIYIRISPSCKKTWNGFSKEAFRGILEFLKLSIPSAVMICFEIWSFEMMVLLSGLLPNPKLETSVLAISLNTCSLVYMIPLGLNGAASTRVSNELGAGRPEAARLAVRVAVAMVATEGILAATIMIVGRNVWGYCYSKEEEVVRYVAEMLILIAVSHFFDGLQSVFSGTAAGCGWQKIGAVVNLGAYYVVGIPTAIVLAFVFHFGGKVKKADDRVHNAMTAS, from the exons atggaagaaaaaaggTCAAGTCTTGAGTCCCCCTTGATTCCAATAGCACAAGAAAAAGCATTAGAATCTAGGAAGGGATTCAACAAAGAGGATATTATAGCAGAGGCGAAGAAGCAGCTGTGGTTAGCAGGGCCACTTGTGCTGGTTAATCTCCTGGTGAACGGTTTGCAAGTGATCTCAATCATGTTTGTGGGTCATCTGGGAGAGCTAGCCCTTGCTGGTGCTTCCATGGCCAGTTCTTTTGCATCAGTAACTGGTTTCAGTTTGTTG ATTGGAATGGCATGTGCATTAGACACATTCTGTGGTCAGTCCTACGGTGCAAAACAGTATCACATGCTTGGTGTACACATGCAGAGGGCTATGCTTGTTCTTCTACTGGTCTGCATTCCCCTTGCCCTTATATGGGCCAATGCCGGCCACATCCTTGTATTCTTGGGACAAGATCCTGAAATTTCAGCTGAAGCTGGTCTTTATGCCCGGTTCATGATACCTTGCATTTTTGCTTTTGCGATCCTTCAGTGTCATGTTAGATTCTTAAAAACCCAAAGTAAGGTAGCTCCCATGGTGGTTAGCACTGGAGTTACAACATtatctcatatactcatttgtTGGATTCTAGTATTTAAGTCCGGCCTTGGAAGTAAGGGTGCGGCTCTGGCAAATGCCATATCTTATTGGATCAATGCATTGTCATTGATAATTTATATTCGGATATCTCCCTCTTGTAAGAAGACATGGAATGGATTTTCAAAAGAAGCATTTCGTGGGATTCTTGAGTTTCTAAAACTGTCCATTCCCTCGGCTGTAATGATCTG CTTCGAAATCTGGTCATTCGAAATGATGGTTCTTTTATCTGGGCTTCTACCTAACCCAAAGCTTGAAACATCAGTGCTGGCAATCAG CCTTAACACGTGTTCGTTGGTTTATATGATACCCCTCGGGCTCAATGGTGCAGCAAG CACAAGAGTCTCAAATGAGCTGGGTGCTGGGAGACCGGAAGCAGCTCGCCTAGCAGTACGTGTTGCTGTAGCGATGGTTGCTACAGAGGGCATCCTGGCAGCCACCATCATGATAGTGGGACGTAATGTTTGGGGCTACTGTTACAGCAAGGAAGAAGAAGTAGTAAGATATGTGGCAGAAATGTTGATCTTGATTGCAGTCTCCCACTTTTTTGATGGTCTTCAATCTGTGTTTTCAG GCACTGCAGCAGGGTGTGGATGGCAGAAGATAGGGGCTGTTGTTAATCTGGGAGCTTATTATGTTGTAGGCATTCCCACGGCTATCGTATTAGCTTTTGTCTTCCATTTTGGTGGAAAG gTGAAGAAAGCTGATGATAGAGTACATAATGCAATGACCGCATCATAG
- the LOC122317330 gene encoding transcription factor MYB36-like, translated as MGRAPCCDKANVKKGPWSPEEDATLKAYIEQNGTGGNWIALPQKIGLKRCGKSCRLRWLNYLRPNIKHGGFSEEEDNIICSLYISIGSRWSIIAAQLPGRTDNDIKNYWNTRLKKKLLGRRKESNMNRFASIGAKDANDLEDNSYSPALSSSALERLQIHMQLQSLQKPLSYNNTALWPKLHPLQEKMIQSLQSLNGSPTHLWQHAFPSPQPGQGQKVDFYEPPTAATIQEDFARISNKRVSHEVESSLHIVPSSHNSMAFVTGNNIPTDSGTFVPKADGIEHESIAGIEVSAFQAELDDFLNNRTGGFVSQDQDHQMVELDCLKEMNSSKDSMIWWSNDFDTNSATSNSWDSTSVIQSEKMFQDYELGYNL; from the exons ATGGGTCGAGCTCCATGCTGTGACAAGGCAAACGTGAAGAAGGGACCATGGTCTCCTGAAGAGGATGCCACGCTCAAAGCCTATATTGAACAGAACGGGACCGGGGGAAACTGGATTGCTCTTCCTCAGAAGATTG GGCTAAAGAGATGTGGAAAGAGTTGCAGACTTAGATGGCTAAATTATTTGAGACCCAACATCAAGCACGGTGGGTTCTCTGAAGAAGAAGACAACATCATCTGCAGCCTCTATATAAGTATTGGGagcag GTGGTCCATTATTGCTGCTCAACTGCCTGGAAGGACAGATAATGACATAAAGAACTACTGGAACACTAGACTGAAGAAGAAGTTGCTCGGAAGGCGGAAAGAGTCCAACATGAATCGGTTTGCGTCCATTGGTGCAAAAGATGCCAATGACCTAGAAGATAACTCCTATTCACCAGCCTTAAGCAGTTCGGCCCTTGAAAGACTACAAATTCATATGCAACTTCAAAGCCTTCAAAAACCTCTCTCCTACAACAACACTGCGTTGTGGCCGAAGTTGCATCCCCTGCAAGAAAAGATGATCCAAAGCCTGCAATCGTTGAATGGAAGTCCTACCCATCTGTGGCAACATGCCTTTCCTAGTCCTCAGCCTGGGCAGGGACAAAAGGTTGACTTCTATGAACCACCCACTGCAGCTACAATTCAAGAAGATTTTGCAAGAATCAGCAATAAAAGGGTAAGTCATGAGGTGGAGAGTTCCTTACATATTGTTCCATCCTCACATAACTCGATGGCCTTCGTCACTGGAAATAATATTCCAACGGATTCCGGTACTTTTGTTCCTAAAGCAGATGGTATAGAACATGAGTCAATTGCTGGAATTGAAGTTTCAGCCTTCCAAGCTGAACTCGATGACTTTCTTAACAACAGAACTGGGGGTTTCGTATCACAGGATCAAGATCATCAGATGGTTGAACTTGATTGTTTGAAAGAAATGAATAGTTCGAAGGACAGCATGATTTGGTGGTCTAACGACTTCGACACAAACTCAGCAACCTCAAACTCTTGGGACTCCACTTCTGTTATTCAGTCTGAGAAGATGTTTCAAGATTACGAACTAGGTTACAATCTCTAG